In Zonotrichia albicollis isolate bZonAlb1 chromosome 36, bZonAlb1.hap1, whole genome shotgun sequence, one DNA window encodes the following:
- the LOC141726584 gene encoding uncharacterized protein LOC141726584, with amino-acid sequence MTSGSTTTPPETSTTSVTTTTTPLTTTSISGTSTTSVGSTTTVPGTSTATSVSTTTTSGTSTASGTSMTTPTTTPTIPGTSPATSWPTTTTSVSSTTAPVTTTSTSGTSMTSMTSTTTPEATTTTPGTTTTTSGTSTTSPETPTISGTTRTTPVPTTTSTTTSGTTTTSVTTTTTTFPETTTTSWPTTTTSGSSTTSPVTTTTSSGTTTTFPETSSSSMTSMTTSGTSTTTSGSTITTPKTTTTTPVTSTTSSGSTMTSMTSTTTSGTTSTSPWTTTTISGTSTTAPVTTTTSGSTTTPPETSTTSTGPPTTTPVSSTTSSGTTMATSWTTPTTSGTSSTTPETPTATSGTSMTSMTSTTSSGTTTTPPVTTTTTPKTTTTSWPTTTSPWTTTTSSVSSTTTPVTTTTTPGTTTATSGSSTTSPVPTMTSGSTTTPPETSTTSVTTTTTPLTTTSISGTSTTSVGSTTTLPGTSTATSVSTTTTSGTSTTSGTSMTTPTTTPTIPGTSPTTSWTTTTTSVSSTSAPVTPTTSSGTTMTSVTSTTTPEATTTTSGTTTTTSGTSTTSPETPTTSGTTRTTPVPTTTSTTTSGTSTTSVTTTTTFPETTTSSWPTTTTSGSSTTSPVTTTTSSGTTTTFPETSSSSMTSMTTSGTSTTTSGSTITTPETTTTTPVTSTTSSGSTMTSMTSTTTSGTTTTFPETTTTSGTSTTTSGTSTTLPVPTTTIPKPTTTTSGSSPTTSWTSTTTPVTTTTSRTSTTTPVTTTTTPETTTTTSGTTTTLGTTTTTPETTTTSVTTTTTTFPESTTTSWPTTTSSWTTTTTSGTSTTFPETTTTTTSWTTTLLTSTTSTTVPPPPGLCENGGTPMATGCLCSPSYAGPRCEFSTDTVDTNLPFPGTIMAAVDMEVTLTNFNYTQDLQDPNSETFLSFQNHFRQEIKKIYGTVAGYEGVKITSLKSGSIVVGHQVFFTMAQSSNITERFQENTEEMVENLREVAASQGECQHNTSVLCLVLRDNPVVSAMREVMDLDELCHQRAPPGYGDFFWPVVTSGVLHCVTSCTPNRPQSLECHHGRCHVTLQGPQCFCPEQELFWYTGPQCSGRVSKVGTGLGVAVALLFLTCLILIAALLCRRRRSYHSDLPPYLGGSWYELDDFSWPPPRGSIIPNPGVAAPPRRPQTQFEDPETWRRPPGPPQGGLGGSPAFRPSLESVDPFLQLRTPRPRVTPDL; translated from the exons ATGACCTCAGGATCCACCACGACCCCTCCAGAGACCTCCACGACCTCGGTGACCACCACGACCACCCCACTGACCACCACATCCATCTCAGGGACGTCCACAACCTCCGTAGGCTCCACCACCACCGTCCCAGGGacctccacagccacctctgtgtCCACCACGACCACATCAGGGACCTCCACGGCTTCAGGGACCTCCATGACGACTCCTACGACCACCCCGACCATCCCAGGGACCTCCCCAGCCACCTCATGGCCCACCACGACCACCTCAGTGTCCTCCACGACCGCACCAGTGACCACCACATCCACCTCAGGGACCTCCATGACCTCAATGACCTCCACAACCACCCCAGAGGCCACCACGACCACCCCAGGGACCACCACAACCACCTCAGGGACCTCCACGACTTCCCCAGAGACCCCCACGATCTCAGGGACCACCAGGACCACCCCAGTGCCCACCACAACCTCCACGACCACCTCAGGGACCACCACGACCTCAGTGACCACCACCACGACAACCTTCCCAGAGACCACCACCACCTCATGGCCCACCACAACCACCTCAGGGAGCTCCACAACCTCACCAGTGACCACCACCACCTCCTCAGGGACCACCACGACCTTCCCAGAGACCTCCTCATCCTCAATGACCTCCATGACCACCTCAGGGACCTCCACGACCACCTCAGGGTCTACCATAACCACCCCTAAGACCACCACGACCACACCAGTGACCTCCACCACCTCCTCAGGGTCCACCATGACCTCAATGACCTCCACGACCACCTCAGGGACCACCTCAACCTCCCCATGGACCACCACCACCATCTCAGGGACCTCCACGACTGCACCAGTGACCACCACAACCTCAGGATCCACCACGACCCCTCCAGAGACCTCCACGACCTCCACAGGGCCACCCACGACCACACCTGTGAGTTCCACGACCTCCTCAGGGACCACCATGGCCACCTCATGGACCACTCCAACCACCTCAGGGACCTCCTCAAccaccccagagacccccacgGCCACCTCAGGGACCTCCATGACCTCAATGACCTCCACAACCTCCTCAGGGACCACCACCACACCACCAGtgaccaccaccaccacccctaAGACCACCACGACCTCATGGCCCACCACAACCTCCCCATGGACCACCACGACCTCCTCAGTGTCCTCCACGACCACACCAGTGACCACCACAACCACCCCAGGGACCACCACGGCCACCTCAGGGAGCTCCACAACCTCACCAGTGCCCACCATGACCTCAGGATCCACCACGACCCCTCCAGAGACCTCCACGACCTCGGTGACCACCACGACCACCCCACTGACCACCACATCCATCTCAGGGACATCCACAACCTCCGTAGGCTCCAccaccaccctcccagggacctccacagccacctctgtgtCCACCACGACCACGTCAGGGACCTCCACGACTTCAGGGACCTCCATGACGACTCCTACGACCACCCCAACCATCCCAGGGACCTCCCCAACCACCTCATGGACCACCACGACCACCTCAGTGTCCTCCACGAGCGCACCAGTGACACCCACCACCTCCTCGGGGACCACCATGACCTCAGTGACCTCCACAACCACACCAGAGGCCACCACGACCACCTCAGGGACCACCACAACCACCTCAGGGACCTCCACGACTTCCCCAGAGACCCCCACGACCTCAGGGACCACCAGGACCACCCCAGTGCCCACCACAACCTCCACGACTACCTCAGGGACCTCCACGACCTCAGTGACCACCACGACAACCTTCCCAGAGACCACCACCTCCTCATGGCCCACCACAACCACCTCAGGAAGCTCCACAACCTCACCAGTGACCACCACCACCTCCTCAGGGACCACCACGACCTTCCCAGAGACCTCCTCATCCTCAATGACCTCCATGACCACCTCAGGGACCTCCACAACCACCTCAGGGTCTACCATAACCACCCCTGAGACCACCACGACCACACCAGTGACCTCCACCACCTCCTCAGGGTCCACCATGACCTCAATGACCTCCACGACCACCTCAGGGACCACCACAACCTTCCCGGAGACCACCACCACCTCAGGGACCTCCACGACCACCTCAGGGACCTCCACAACCTTACCAGTGCCCACCACAACCATCCCTAAGCCCACCACGACCACCTCAGGGTCTTCCCCGACCACTTCATGGACCTCTACGACCACACCAGTGACCACCACCACCTCAAGGACATCCACAACCACACCAGTGACCACCACGACCACCCCTGAGACCACCACGACCACCTCAGGGACCACCACGACCTTGGGGACCACCACGACCACCCCTGAGACCACCACGACCTCAGTGACCACCACCACGACGACCTTCCCCGAGAGCACCACAACCTCATGGCCCACCACCACCTCCTCATGGACCACCACGACCACCTCAGGGACCTCCACGACCTTCCCAGagaccaccaccaccacaaccTCATGGACAACCACCTTGCTGACCTCCACCACCTCCACCACTGTTCCTCCTCCACCAG GGCTGTGTGAGAACGGGGGGACGCCCATGGCCACCGGATgtctctgctctccatcctACGCTGGACCACGCTGCGAGTTCTCCACCGACACCGTGGACACCAACCTGC CGTTCCCTGGGACCATCATGGCCGCCGTGGACATGGAGGTGACCCTCACCAACTTCAACTACACCCAGGACCTCCAGGACCCCAACTCCGAGACCTTCCTGTCCTTCCAGAACCACTTCCGGCAGGAG ATCAAGAAGATCTATGGGACCGTCGCTGGTTATGAAGGCGTGAAGATCACCAGCCTCAA GTCCGGCAGCATCGTGGTAGGACACCAGGTGTTCTTCACcatggcccagagcagcaacatCACCGAGAGGTTCCAGGAGAACACGGAGGAGATGGTGGAGAACCTGCGGGAGGTAGCGGCCAGCCAGGGCGAGTGCCAGCACAACACCT CCGTGCTGTGCCTGGTGCTGAGGGACAACCCCGTGGTCAGCGCCATGAGGGAGGTGATGGACCTGGATG agctgtgccaccaGCGAGCCCCCCCAGGCTACGGTGACTTCTTCTGGCCGGTGGTGACCTCGGGGGTCCTGCACTGCGTCACCTCCTGCACGCCCAACCGGCCCCAGAGCCTGGAGTGCCACCACGGCCGCTGCCACGTCACCCTGCAGGGACCGCAGTGCTT CTGCCCGGAGCAGGAGCTGTTCTGGTACACGGGCCCGCAGTGCTCGGGCCGGGTCAGCAAGGTGGGCACCGGGCTGGGCGTGGCCGTGGCGCTgctcttcctcacctgcctcatCCTCATCGCCGCGCTGctctgccgccgccgccggagcTACCACAG tGACCTCCCCCCCTATTTGGGGGGTTCTTGGTACGAGCTGGACGATTTCTCCTGGCCCCCCCCGCGCGGCTCCATCATCCCCAACCCGGGGGTCGccgcccccccccgccgcccccagacccaattcgaGGACCCCGAGACCTGGAggagacccccgggacccccccaggggggtttggggggttccCCCGCCTTCAGACCGTCCTTGGAGAGCGtggatcccttcctgcag CTGAGGACCCCAAGGCCAAGGGTCACCCCTGACCTTTGA